Proteins encoded within one genomic window of Cyanobium sp. Tous-M-B4:
- a CDS encoding AAA family ATPase, with protein MRIAISGSHSLGKSTVVNDWVALNGDYMREEEPYRVLGLRGPYEIRFREASTRLHNGIQMYYSIGRLNRYFTPAEQVIFDRAPVDYIAYSQYTANQHLTDIDDDFVLSMVSAVRESLERLDILAFVPQSEDWPVVMEDDGIRPVDHSYRDEVDVIFKQIYRDGRFDILPKKSPPLLIELVGSPERRLLQLAQAVEQVQVETR; from the coding sequence ATGCGGATTGCTATTTCTGGATCCCATTCTCTCGGGAAGTCCACGGTCGTAAATGATTGGGTTGCGCTTAATGGCGACTACATGCGCGAGGAAGAGCCATATCGAGTTCTTGGCCTGCGCGGTCCCTATGAGATTCGTTTTCGCGAAGCCTCCACGCGATTGCACAACGGAATTCAGATGTACTACAGCATTGGCCGTCTTAATCGCTATTTCACGCCTGCTGAACAGGTCATCTTTGATAGGGCGCCAGTTGATTACATTGCTTATTCCCAGTACACGGCAAATCAACATTTGACTGATATTGATGACGACTTTGTCCTGTCAATGGTTTCTGCGGTAAGGGAATCTTTGGAGCGTCTTGATATCTTGGCGTTCGTGCCTCAGTCTGAGGATTGGCCGGTGGTCATGGAGGATGACGGAATTCGTCCGGTTGATCATTCCTACCGCGACGAGGTGGATGTTATCTTTAAGCAGATTTATCGAGATGGTCGTTTTGATATTTTGCCCAAAAAGAGTCCGCCGTTGTTAATTGAGCTGGTGGGATCGCCCGAGCGCCGTTTGCTGCAGTTGGCCCAGGCGGTTGAACAAGTGCAAGTCGAAACGCGCTGA
- a CDS encoding DUF3493 domain-containing protein, which translates to MGSKPDSIDPALKARLLQEARTPWRGLRRGLWVALAASGAVGLATMAMRLASGAEVASTDLLIQVGALSLFGSLFWLDRNRAGD; encoded by the coding sequence ATGGGATCCAAGCCAGATTCAATTGATCCAGCCCTTAAGGCGAGGTTGCTCCAAGAAGCTCGTACCCCCTGGCGCGGTCTGCGGCGCGGTCTCTGGGTGGCCTTGGCCGCTTCCGGTGCTGTGGGGTTGGCCACGATGGCAATGCGATTGGCCAGCGGAGCGGAAGTTGCCTCAACTGACCTGCTGATCCAGGTCGGTGCCCTCAGCTTGTTCGGCAGTCTCTTCTGGTTGGATCGCAACCGTGCTGGCGACTGA
- a CDS encoding low-complexity tail membrane protein has protein sequence MNPRSEPLLWLQLVALGALPLELLGLVLVLAGADPGPLPGLERLLAWAIGALGPAILLWQRPADVCSLLVIQVPIKARSRAQLSLAALQSSLVLKLLMAAGAAALLPLFWWIDQHAALATPLSPLTASPRFVGLLVACPLLAVITWQWQQLIQASALLIRNPATLLERPPLSLQQLVSQRISLGLPLLLLNPLLTTQPTAPETSAAESPAAEAVIQPEASSVASTVAIQPEETAEQAEGTDLDQQVS, from the coding sequence GTGAACCCCCGCAGCGAGCCCCTGCTCTGGCTCCAGCTGGTAGCCCTTGGGGCCTTGCCACTGGAGCTTTTGGGGTTGGTACTTGTACTGGCGGGGGCGGATCCTGGCCCCCTGCCTGGGCTGGAGCGCTTGCTGGCCTGGGCAATCGGCGCCCTAGGGCCGGCAATCCTGCTCTGGCAGCGCCCAGCCGACGTTTGCTCTTTGCTGGTAATCCAAGTACCAATCAAAGCCAGGAGCAGGGCCCAGCTCAGCTTGGCGGCACTGCAGAGCAGCCTGGTGCTCAAGCTCCTTATGGCAGCTGGCGCTGCAGCCCTGCTGCCCCTTTTTTGGTGGATAGACCAGCACGCAGCCCTGGCCACGCCGCTCTCGCCACTGACAGCAAGCCCTCGCTTCGTAGGTCTGCTAGTAGCCTGCCCGCTACTAGCGGTAATCACCTGGCAGTGGCAACAACTGATCCAGGCAAGCGCCCTGCTAATCCGCAACCCAGCCACGCTCCTCGAGCGTCCACCCCTGAGCCTGCAGCAGCTCGTCAGCCAGCGAATCTCCCTAGGGCTGCCCCTTTTGCTGCTGAACCCGCTTCTGACCACCCAGCCGACTGCTCCAGAGACTTCAGCAGCAGAGTCTCCAGCGGCAGAGGCTGTCATCCAACCTGAAGCTTCTTCAGTCGCCAGCACGGTTGCGATCCAACCAGAAGAGACTGCCGAACAAGCTGAGGGCACCGACCTGGATCAGCAGGTCAGTTGA
- the infB gene encoding translation initiation factor IF-2, producing MTSSGKVRIYELSRDLGLENKDVLDAAEKLGVAAKSHSSSISDDEATRIRSLIEGGSNGSKAAAPAAAAPPKAILSVKKAETTAVPSPAPPQPATSPRPVAPAAAKPAMPPARPAAAPAGKPAQPNKPPLASKPPLASKPQVVAKPQLVSKQPEPVKQPELVKQPEVVKQPAAASKPTLVSKPPAPSKPPAPARPAAAAPSKPAAPSKPVVIASKPARPATPAPARPAPAAPAPAASRKPELPMRPAPGKPQLVGRPISTPAGTTSSRPAPPAGRAPLSQRPASPQRAGVPAPTRPGQPGAGGRPGPTPLELVGKPIRRDSAAPGAPTGLGAPGRPAAPGRPGMPAGMRKPMAPGELMQLQKPSGRPTAPPPRRPGDRSEAPAGAPSSPGGTPELVRPSATPPAAPRRPGFRAPTPAGAAGRPRRPDWDDSAKLEALRSRTPQKQRTKVHIIGENDDALTAETGGYAGEQEAYVLQASLARPAKPRTAPAPAAKPMAAMRKRKKETTRQRQRRRAMELRATREAKAVRPEMLIVPEGNLTVQELAEKLGVESSEIIKSLFFKGVIATVTQSLDLSTIEAVAEEFGVPVLEDDVEAAAAKTVEMIEESDRAHLIRRPPVVTVMGHVDHGKTSLLDAIRKTRVAAGEAGGITQHIGAYQVEIPHAGEQRKITFLDTPGHEAFTAMRARGTKVTDVAVLVVAADDGVRPQTLEAISHARAAKVPIVVAINKIDKEGASPDRVKQELSGLELVAEDWGGDTVMVPVSALKGENVDKLLEMILLVTEVEDLQANPDRMARGTVIEAHLDKAKGPVATLLIQNGTLKAGDVLAAGPVLGKVRAMVDDTGKRVKEAGPSYAVEALGFSEVPTAGDEFEVYSDEKTARSVVGDRANEARATRLAQQMASRRVSLASMSGQASEGELKELNLILKADVQGSVEAILGSLEQLPQGEVQVRVLLSAPGEITETDVDLAAASGAVIVGFNTSMAPGAKRASDATGVDVRDYDVIYKLLEDIQMAMEGLLEPELVEESLGEAEVRAVFTIGRSAVAGCYVTNGKLQRNCKVRVWRGKEKVFEGDLDSLRRNKDDVKEVATGFECGIGTDRYTGWQEGDRVEAFKLATQRRTLTI from the coding sequence ATGACCAGCAGCGGCAAAGTCAGAATTTATGAGCTGTCCCGGGACTTAGGCCTGGAGAACAAGGACGTGCTCGACGCCGCCGAGAAGCTGGGGGTTGCGGCAAAGAGCCATAGCAGCTCTATCAGCGACGACGAAGCGACACGGATTCGCTCCTTGATCGAGGGCGGCTCGAACGGCAGCAAGGCGGCGGCGCCGGCCGCTGCCGCTCCGCCGAAAGCGATCCTCTCCGTCAAAAAGGCTGAGACAACCGCTGTCCCATCGCCGGCCCCTCCCCAGCCAGCCACCAGCCCCCGGCCGGTCGCTCCAGCGGCGGCAAAGCCGGCAATGCCTCCGGCCCGCCCCGCCGCAGCTCCTGCGGGTAAGCCAGCCCAGCCCAACAAACCCCCTTTGGCAAGCAAGCCACCCCTGGCCTCCAAGCCACAAGTGGTTGCCAAGCCTCAGCTGGTCTCTAAGCAGCCAGAGCCTGTCAAACAGCCTGAGCTTGTAAAACAGCCGGAAGTTGTAAAACAGCCTGCGGCTGCCAGCAAGCCCACTTTGGTGAGCAAGCCGCCTGCACCGAGCAAGCCGCCTGCACCAGCCAGGCCCGCCGCTGCTGCGCCCAGCAAGCCTGCTGCACCCAGCAAGCCTGTGGTGATTGCATCCAAACCAGCTCGCCCAGCCACCCCAGCCCCGGCCCGCCCGGCCCCTGCAGCTCCGGCACCGGCTGCGAGCCGCAAACCGGAATTACCGATGCGGCCAGCGCCCGGCAAGCCCCAGCTGGTGGGTAGGCCCATCAGCACCCCTGCGGGCACCACCAGCAGCCGCCCGGCTCCGCCTGCAGGCAGGGCCCCCCTGAGTCAGCGTCCCGCCAGCCCCCAACGCGCTGGCGTGCCAGCTCCAACCCGGCCCGGCCAGCCTGGAGCTGGGGGCCGTCCTGGCCCAACCCCCTTGGAGCTTGTCGGCAAGCCGATTCGCCGCGATAGCGCAGCCCCTGGAGCCCCTACTGGTCTGGGTGCTCCCGGTCGCCCGGCAGCTCCTGGCCGCCCAGGTATGCCAGCCGGCATGCGCAAGCCGATGGCTCCTGGCGAGCTGATGCAGCTCCAGAAGCCTTCCGGCCGCCCCACAGCTCCGCCCCCGCGGCGCCCCGGCGACCGCAGCGAAGCCCCAGCAGGTGCACCCAGCAGCCCCGGCGGCACCCCGGAACTGGTGCGACCCAGCGCAACCCCGCCAGCAGCCCCCAGAAGGCCTGGCTTCCGGGCGCCAACTCCCGCTGGTGCAGCGGGACGCCCCCGTCGCCCTGACTGGGACGACAGCGCCAAACTGGAGGCCCTACGCAGCCGCACGCCGCAAAAGCAGCGCACCAAGGTTCACATCATCGGCGAAAACGATGATGCGCTCACAGCTGAAACCGGTGGCTACGCCGGTGAACAAGAGGCCTATGTGCTGCAGGCCAGCCTGGCCCGCCCGGCCAAGCCCCGCACCGCACCCGCCCCAGCCGCCAAACCCATGGCGGCGATGCGCAAGCGCAAGAAGGAAACCACCCGCCAGCGGCAGCGTCGCCGGGCTATGGAACTGCGTGCGACCCGCGAGGCCAAGGCTGTTCGCCCTGAAATGCTGATCGTGCCGGAGGGCAACCTCACCGTGCAGGAGCTGGCCGAAAAGCTCGGCGTGGAAAGCTCCGAGATCATCAAGAGCCTCTTCTTCAAGGGGGTCATCGCCACGGTGACCCAAAGCCTGGATCTCTCCACAATCGAAGCGGTGGCCGAGGAATTCGGCGTGCCGGTGCTTGAAGACGACGTAGAGGCAGCGGCCGCCAAGACGGTCGAGATGATCGAGGAAAGCGATCGCGCCCACCTGATCCGTCGCCCTCCCGTGGTGACCGTGATGGGACACGTCGACCACGGCAAAACCAGCCTGCTCGACGCAATCCGCAAAACCAGGGTGGCCGCGGGCGAAGCCGGCGGCATCACCCAGCACATCGGCGCCTATCAAGTGGAGATCCCCCACGCAGGCGAGCAACGCAAGATCACCTTCCTCGACACCCCGGGCCACGAGGCATTCACCGCCATGAGGGCCCGCGGCACCAAGGTCACAGACGTGGCTGTGTTGGTGGTGGCAGCCGATGATGGTGTTAGGCCCCAGACCCTGGAAGCCATAAGCCATGCCCGGGCCGCCAAGGTGCCGATCGTGGTGGCGATCAACAAGATCGACAAGGAAGGCGCCTCCCCCGACCGGGTCAAACAGGAGCTCTCCGGCCTCGAACTGGTGGCTGAAGACTGGGGTGGCGACACGGTGATGGTGCCTGTGAGCGCCCTCAAGGGTGAGAACGTCGACAAATTGCTGGAAATGATCCTGCTGGTCACCGAGGTGGAAGACCTCCAGGCCAACCCGGACCGCATGGCTCGGGGCACCGTGATCGAGGCTCACCTCGACAAGGCCAAGGGCCCTGTTGCCACCTTGCTGATTCAGAACGGCACCCTCAAAGCGGGTGACGTGCTGGCGGCCGGCCCCGTACTGGGCAAGGTGCGCGCCATGGTGGATGACACCGGCAAGCGGGTTAAGGAGGCAGGTCCTTCCTATGCCGTAGAAGCCCTCGGCTTCAGCGAAGTCCCAACCGCTGGTGACGAATTTGAGGTCTACTCAGATGAGAAGACCGCCCGCTCGGTGGTGGGCGATCGCGCCAACGAGGCACGGGCCACCCGACTGGCCCAGCAAATGGCTTCACGCCGGGTTTCCCTGGCCTCGATGTCGGGCCAGGCCAGCGAGGGCGAGCTCAAAGAGCTCAACTTGATTCTCAAAGCAGACGTGCAGGGATCCGTGGAGGCGATTCTCGGCTCCCTGGAGCAGCTCCCTCAGGGCGAGGTGCAGGTGCGGGTGCTGCTCTCAGCACCGGGCGAGATCACCGAAACCGACGTCGATCTAGCCGCCGCCTCCGGCGCCGTGATCGTTGGCTTCAACACCTCAATGGCCCCTGGCGCCAAACGGGCCTCCGATGCCACCGGCGTCGACGTGCGCGACTACGACGTCATCTACAAGCTGCTGGAGGACATCCAGATGGCTATGGAAGGCCTGCTGGAGCCGGAGTTGGTGGAGGAGTCCCTCGGCGAAGCCGAGGTGCGCGCCGTATTCACCATCGGCCGCAGTGCGGTGGCTGGTTGCTACGTGACCAACGGCAAGCTGCAACGCAACTGCAAAGTGCGGGTGTGGCGCGGCAAGGAGAAGGTGTTCGAGGGCGACCTCGACTCCCTGCGTCGCAACAAGGACGACGTCAAGGAAGTTGCCACCGGCTTCGAGTGCGGCATCGGCACCGACCGCTACACCGGCTGGCAGGAAGGGGATCGAGTTGAGGCGTTCAAACTGGCCACCCAGCGCCGAACCCTCACCATCTGA
- a CDS encoding YlxR family protein, translating to MSRRAVLRRCVACRALLDRQQLWRVIRLAEGGLGLDQGMGRSAYLCPNQACLEEAKRRKRLQRALRCQVADAIVETLEKRLTPGADLASEAR from the coding sequence GTGAGTCGCCGTGCCGTGCTTCGGCGCTGTGTTGCCTGCCGCGCGCTGCTGGATCGCCAGCAGCTTTGGCGGGTAATTCGGCTGGCCGAAGGGGGACTCGGGTTGGATCAGGGCATGGGCCGTTCGGCCTATCTCTGCCCCAACCAGGCGTGTCTAGAAGAGGCGAAACGACGTAAGCGTCTGCAGCGGGCCCTGCGCTGCCAGGTTGCAGATGCAATTGTCGAAACGCTGGAAAAGCGCCTGACCCCAGGCGCCGATCTCGCCTCTGAGGCAAGATGA
- the nusA gene encoding transcription termination factor NusA, which yields MALVLLPGLNNLIEDISDEKKLAPAVVEAALREALLKGYERYRRTLYLGISEDPFEEDYFSNFDVGLDLEEEGYRVLASKIIVEEVESEDHQIALAEVQQVADDAQVGDTVVLDVTPEKEDFGRMAAATTKQVLAQKLRDQQRRMIQEEFADLEDPVLTARVIRFERQSVIMAVSSGLGRPEVEAELPRRDQLPNDNYRANATFKVFLKEVSEVARRGPQLFVSRSNAGLVVYLFENEVPEIQEGSVRIVAVAREANPPSRSVGPRTKVAVDSVEREVDPVGACIGARGSRIQQVVNELRGEKIDVIRWSPDPGQYIANSLSPARVEMVRLVDPEGQHAHVLVPSDQLSLAIGREGQNVRLAARLTGWKLDIKNAGEYDQASEDAVVAELIAQRQEEEALQAEAEARLEIEQAARAEEDARLRELYPLPEDEADYYEEEEVAEAEYEPAPEEAPQATEAEAR from the coding sequence ATGGCCCTGGTTCTGCTCCCCGGTCTGAATAACCTGATCGAGGACATCAGCGACGAGAAGAAACTTGCGCCCGCCGTGGTGGAGGCTGCCTTGCGGGAAGCCCTGCTCAAGGGCTACGAGCGCTACCGCCGCACCCTCTACCTCGGGATCAGCGAAGACCCCTTCGAAGAGGACTACTTCTCCAACTTCGATGTGGGCCTGGACCTAGAGGAGGAGGGCTACCGAGTTCTGGCCTCGAAGATAATTGTTGAGGAAGTTGAGAGCGAAGACCACCAGATCGCCCTTGCCGAAGTGCAGCAGGTTGCCGATGACGCCCAGGTCGGCGACACGGTAGTGCTTGATGTCACCCCGGAGAAAGAAGACTTCGGCCGCATGGCCGCCGCCACCACCAAGCAGGTGCTGGCTCAGAAGCTGCGTGACCAGCAGCGCCGCATGATCCAGGAGGAGTTCGCCGACTTGGAGGACCCGGTGCTCACCGCTCGGGTGATCCGCTTCGAGCGCCAAAGCGTGATCATGGCCGTGAGTTCTGGACTGGGTCGCCCAGAGGTCGAGGCCGAGCTGCCCCGCCGCGACCAGCTACCGAACGACAACTACAGAGCAAATGCCACCTTCAAGGTGTTCCTCAAGGAAGTGAGCGAGGTGGCGCGGCGCGGCCCCCAGCTATTCGTGAGTCGCTCCAATGCGGGCCTGGTGGTCTATTTGTTCGAAAATGAAGTTCCCGAGATCCAGGAGGGTTCGGTCCGAATCGTCGCCGTAGCCAGGGAAGCCAATCCCCCTTCCCGCTCAGTCGGCCCGCGCACCAAGGTGGCCGTCGACTCAGTAGAGCGCGAAGTTGATCCAGTGGGTGCCTGCATTGGCGCCCGCGGCTCCCGAATTCAGCAAGTGGTTAACGAGCTGCGTGGCGAGAAAATCGACGTGATTCGCTGGTCGCCCGACCCGGGCCAGTACATCGCCAACTCCCTCAGCCCTGCCAGGGTTGAGATGGTGCGCCTAGTCGACCCTGAAGGCCAGCACGCCCACGTGCTGGTTCCCTCCGATCAGCTCAGCCTCGCCATTGGCCGCGAAGGCCAGAACGTACGTCTGGCCGCCCGCCTTACCGGCTGGAAACTCGACATCAAGAACGCCGGCGAATACGACCAGGCCTCGGAAGATGCGGTGGTGGCTGAGCTGATTGCCCAGCGGCAAGAGGAGGAGGCTCTTCAGGCCGAAGCCGAAGCCCGCCTCGAAATCGAACAGGCCGCCCGGGCCGAGGAGGATGCCCGTCTGCGGGAGCTATATCCGCTGCCAGAAGACGAAGCCGATTACTACGAGGAAGAGGAGGTGGCCGAGGCCGAATATGAGCCCGCTCCGGAGGAGGCGCCCCAGGCAACCGAGGCAGAGGCCCGGTGA
- the rimP gene encoding ribosome maturation factor RimP has protein sequence MPHPLLPDLERLAQAAVVATGFELKGVHVFTHRIPMTVQVLVQRGDGSDINLDECASLSAPLAEAIEAAELLGDAYVLEVSSPGVSDDLRDDRDFRSFRGFPVVVLCRDDQGLDVRREGLLLERDATDVHINIRGRTQRIPRDSVISVCLVTPSESD, from the coding sequence TTGCCCCACCCTCTCCTGCCCGACCTGGAGCGCCTAGCCCAAGCGGCTGTGGTTGCTACTGGCTTTGAGCTCAAAGGAGTGCATGTCTTCACCCATCGCATCCCCATGACGGTGCAGGTGCTGGTGCAGCGAGGTGATGGCAGTGACATAAACCTGGATGAGTGCGCTTCCCTTAGTGCACCGCTGGCCGAGGCGATCGAGGCAGCCGAGCTGCTTGGTGATGCTTATGTGCTGGAGGTCAGCAGCCCTGGCGTCAGCGACGACCTGCGCGACGATCGGGATTTCCGCTCATTTCGCGGATTTCCCGTTGTTGTGCTCTGCCGTGACGACCAAGGGCTCGACGTGCGGCGCGAAGGGCTCCTCCTAGAGCGCGATGCGACGGATGTTCACATCAACATCCGCGGCCGCACTCAGCGCATCCCCCGAGACTCGGTGATCAGCGTCTGCCTGGTCACCCCATCCGAGTCCGACTGA
- a CDS encoding trypsin-like peptidase domain-containing protein, with protein MRQRTSMKWVLGSSLSLVRLVLTVGLGLVLGVGSFSAAALALEPAVDPIAQAIPHSFVAEAARAVAPAVVRIDTEREVARQAFDPALLDPLLRDLFGDPSGSMRERGQGSGVVIDAAKGLVLTNAHVVDQVDSVEVTLADGRHVDGAVVGADSVTDLAVVKISGPRDLRSARLGDSEALEVGDWAIAMGSPYGLERTVTLGIVSSLHRNINSLGFSDKRLDLIQTDAAINPGNSGGPLINASGEVIGINTLVRSGPGAGLGFAIPINLARGVASQLSSGGEVVHPYLGLQLVPLTARRARDNNRDPEALLQLPERDGALVQRVLPASPAETAGLRRGDLVVGVADQPVPDPASLLERVERSSVGEPLALTVVRGQRELSLMIKPAALPHSG; from the coding sequence ATGCGACAAAGAACGTCGATGAAGTGGGTGTTGGGGTCGAGCTTGTCCCTTGTCAGGCTGGTTTTGACGGTCGGCCTCGGCTTAGTCTTGGGGGTTGGATCCTTCAGCGCTGCTGCCTTAGCTCTGGAGCCTGCGGTCGATCCGATTGCTCAGGCCATTCCCCACAGCTTTGTGGCTGAAGCAGCTCGGGCCGTGGCGCCAGCTGTGGTCCGGATCGACACCGAGCGCGAGGTGGCTCGCCAAGCGTTTGATCCCGCCCTGCTCGATCCTTTGCTGCGGGATCTGTTTGGCGATCCCTCCGGCAGCATGCGAGAGCGGGGGCAGGGGTCTGGCGTCGTAATCGATGCAGCCAAGGGCCTTGTACTCACTAATGCCCACGTGGTCGATCAGGTCGACAGCGTCGAGGTCACCTTGGCCGATGGGCGCCATGTGGATGGTGCGGTGGTGGGCGCCGATTCGGTGACCGATTTGGCCGTGGTCAAAATCTCCGGTCCGCGGGATTTGCGCTCCGCCCGCCTGGGCGACTCCGAGGCCCTGGAGGTGGGCGATTGGGCCATTGCCATGGGCAGCCCCTATGGGCTTGAGCGCACCGTGACCCTGGGCATCGTTTCTAGCCTGCACCGCAACATCAACAGCCTGGGCTTCTCCGACAAGCGACTCGATCTGATCCAAACAGATGCGGCCATAAATCCAGGTAATTCAGGTGGTCCGCTGATCAACGCCAGTGGCGAGGTGATCGGTATCAATACCCTCGTGCGCTCTGGACCAGGCGCAGGGCTGGGATTTGCCATCCCGATCAATTTGGCCCGAGGCGTGGCCAGCCAGCTCAGCAGCGGCGGCGAGGTGGTTCACCCCTATTTGGGCTTGCAGCTGGTGCCTCTCACTGCCCGCCGCGCCCGGGACAACAATCGTGATCCCGAGGCTCTGCTGCAGCTGCCAGAGCGGGATGGTGCCCTAGTGCAACGGGTGCTGCCCGCTAGTCCGGCGGAAACGGCTGGCCTGCGCCGCGGTGACCTTGTGGTGGGCGTGGCAGACCAGCCCGTGCCCGATCCGGCCAGCCTGCTGGAGCGTGTTGAGCGCAGCAGCGTTGGCGAGCCCCTGGCGCTCACGGTGGTTCGGGGTCAACGCGAACTCAGCCTGATGATCAAGCCGGCGGCCTTGCCCCACTCCGGTTGA
- the rpiA gene encoding ribose-5-phosphate isomerase RpiA has protein sequence MTDLQDRMKQAVAAAATEQIQSGMVVGLGSGSTAALMIQALGAKLKSGELTDVVGVTTSFQGEVLAAELGIPLKSLNAIERIDLAIDGADEVDPAFQLIKGGGACHVQEKLVAVRAERFVVVVDSTKLVETLNLSFLLPVEVLPGAWRQVQAQLAAMGGDAQLRMAVKKAGPVVTDQGNLVLDVKFAAGISDPAELEAAINNLPGVLENGLFVNITDQVLVGEIVDGEPRVRDLVKR, from the coding sequence ATGACGGATCTGCAAGACCGGATGAAGCAGGCGGTGGCTGCTGCGGCCACTGAGCAGATCCAGAGCGGCATGGTGGTCGGCTTGGGTTCCGGCTCTACCGCAGCCCTAATGATTCAGGCCCTCGGAGCCAAGCTCAAGAGCGGTGAACTCACCGATGTGGTGGGTGTCACCACCTCCTTCCAAGGCGAGGTGCTGGCAGCTGAGCTCGGCATTCCGCTCAAGAGCCTTAATGCGATTGAGCGCATCGATCTTGCAATTGATGGCGCAGATGAGGTGGATCCCGCTTTTCAATTGATCAAGGGCGGTGGTGCCTGCCACGTTCAGGAGAAATTGGTAGCAGTGCGGGCCGAGCGCTTTGTGGTGGTTGTGGATTCCACCAAGCTCGTCGAGACCTTGAATCTCAGCTTTCTGTTGCCCGTAGAGGTCCTGCCTGGTGCCTGGCGTCAGGTGCAGGCCCAGCTAGCAGCAATGGGCGGAGATGCCCAGTTGCGCATGGCCGTCAAGAAGGCGGGCCCGGTGGTCACCGACCAGGGCAATCTCGTGTTGGATGTGAAATTCGCAGCTGGCATTAGCGATCCGGCGGAACTAGAGGCGGCGATCAACAACCTGCCGGGCGTGCTGGAGAACGGTCTGTTCGTGAACATCACCGACCAGGTGCTGGTGGGTGAAATTGTGGATGGCGAGCCCCGGGTGCGGGATCTGGTCAAGCGCTGA
- a CDS encoding secondary thiamine-phosphate synthase enzyme YjbQ — protein sequence MVTFHSTRLERTTTASFSCDDISADLQAFVDATGIRNGLLVAAGQHTTTALVVNEAEERLLGDIERHFLALTPPELAYAHNDLHLRPGIPADEPRNAHAHLIALKLGNHLTLPVVDGRLGLGRYQAVLLVELDGPRQRQVLLQLCGDGSAAGD from the coding sequence ATGGTGACGTTTCACTCCACCCGGCTGGAACGCACCACCACGGCCAGTTTCAGCTGCGACGACATCAGCGCCGACCTGCAAGCCTTCGTGGATGCGACCGGGATCCGCAATGGTCTACTGGTGGCCGCCGGCCAGCACACCACTACCGCCTTGGTCGTGAACGAGGCCGAGGAACGGTTGCTGGGCGACATCGAGCGCCACTTCCTGGCCCTGACGCCCCCAGAGCTGGCCTACGCCCACAACGACCTGCACCTGCGGCCGGGCATTCCCGCCGATGAGCCGCGCAACGCCCATGCCCACCTAATCGCCCTGAAGCTGGGCAACCACCTCACCCTGCCGGTCGTGGACGGCCGCTTGGGCCTGGGTCGCTACCAGGCCGTGCTGCTGGTGGAATTGGATGGCCCCCGTCAGCGCCAGGTGCTTCTGCAGCTGTGCGGAGACGGAAGCGCGGCTGGGGACTGA